Within the Triplophysa dalaica isolate WHDGS20190420 chromosome 2, ASM1584641v1, whole genome shotgun sequence genome, the region TATGATTTAACAGTAACTACCATATTTGTTTACCATTGCATTTTTGTGGTGTGCAATAGGTTCACATGAAAACATAGcttttattatgattattaaggatgtttttaaactgtgttcaaaacattaacaaaatttaagttgtaataaatgtaagtattcGAAACTTACAGTATCTTAACTCTGCAATATGGATTAGTgattttaatgacatcattcacttcaattttagcgaaaatcacatttacatcaaACCCTTGTATTACTATCATAAGTGGCTAAAAACCTCAGTATTAACTGGGAACTgacctgtaaaaacaaaaaatatactttgtgGAGAgtgattattatttatattgttttaggatttatttttattgtattaccTAAATTGATGTTCCTCGTAATGCCCTTGTTGAACACCCACATATACGTTATATAGCTCCATGCTGGACGTATTCAATCTTCGAGTGTGCACTTCGTATACTGTTTCTAGCTATTTCAAACATTCAAATAAGCACGTATGCAGCGGGTTATATTTCATGAGGACATCAGAATGATTGAACTACTCTTATGACATGTATAAATCTGCATGTGACCTTTATCTCTCTGGCCTTCAATCTGAAGAATATGTCACAACACCCCTCACAcatgtagatgagatccagtCTTCCTCTTCAAGCTTCATCATATACTGAACGTACTTGTGTCCTGTATTGACATGTTTCCagtttttgtctgtttaaaaCTGCACCAAATTATTTTAAGTGTAAGGAAGGCAGTAATTTATCTTGAATATGTTTTATCTATTTATCACTAACACTGCAATGTGGGACAGAACTAAAACTATTAATAAACTACAAATTaaaaactaccttaattaatgtAACAGATGTGATTGCCGGACAGGAAATTAAGGAAGTGATTAAATGTCTTTTGGGACTCCTTGTCGCCTGTCAATCATTCATTATAGGAAATTTATGTAGATTACCTGTTAGACGGGATGTCTGGTATGAAGTAAAGGAAGAGTGGATGCAGAAACATTCCACGTGAAGACAGATTCACACACAGGCACCATTTAATTCTGATTTTATTTAGATTGCTATGGCgttttgggtggttgctaggctGTTGCTAGGCTATTCTAAATAGGTGCAAGTCTGTCGGGAGCATGACCTGAATGATTGCAATGTGCTTGCGGTGTGGTTGCTATGATGTTATGGGTAATTGCatggtggttgctagggtgtgaCTATGTGATTGCTAAACTTTTTTCGTTCGCTGAGAGGCAGCTGCCGAGGTGTTTCAGATGTTGATTTCACAGACCCAATTGAGGTTCTTCTTTTTCAATACTATATATCATTTTATGCATACTATTTTCATATTTACTTGGTATGTATTTGCACTTTTATTAATTCACTATTGACAGACTGAAAGAGAAACCGCGTTccaaattacaatggtagtacaaaagtgccccagaactgtttgctttacattcttccaaatatcttcttttgtgttcaacagaagacaAGTAGTtttatcctactatggtagtcaatggtggccaagaactgtttggttaaagcattcttccaaatacctttctttgtgttcattagaacaaagagaTGTATCCAGATTTGTAACAACATGGGGATGCGTAAATTATaacagcatttttgtttttgggtgatttGTACTTTTAAGGCTAACCTATCCATCCATTCCATTCAAATTATCTACtatacaatataaacatgtCAACTCAATTTCAGAGCTCTtggttttattatataataaactcTGATCGCGCTCTTGTGTGTTTTGAgtctagggctgtcaaacgattaattgcgattaatcgcatccaatataaaagtttgtgtttacataatatatctgtgtactgtgtatattaccttgtgttaaataaaacaaacacatacatgcacatatttacgaaaaaatataaaatataaaaattaataaagtgtgtatgtcatttaaattattgataaatatataaTCTACCCAATAAtctaccccccaaaaaaacatatgtatatatacatttttgtgtattctttgtatttataaatacaaaattaatatgcacaatatacagacacatattatgtaaacacaaacttttattccggatgcgattaatcacgattaatcgtttgacagccctatttgaGGCTAACATTTTAATACTGAGAAAATGAACTGGTTTCCTTTGAATGGTTATAATCAATCATTGATTCATACAGTAACATTCATTCCATTTGTTTCGAGACTAAAACTTGATATACAACAggatgtttctcttgttttctttgctcaCAGCCATCTGCTTCCCTTCCTGCTACCTAAATCCAAAATATTTACTATACTCTCCTCCTTTTCCTGGTACCTGTcctttcaatttatttattagcccctctctctcttcaacCCCGCTGGTTGTTTGTGAAGAAAAGTGCCTTCAGTTACATCCACATGGGTGTTTAACCATGTTACATGCTTAGAGAGTAATCTCAGCCCAAAGGCACTCGTGAACAATCAAAGAGCCCCAAGACATCACTGCCCACACAttattacaacacacacacacatcctcgcTTAAAATTAGCCCAAGATGCATTCTGTCACCTGACATAAGGGACAAGACACATTGAGGAACATCTTGATCATTTTAACAGACCCCTTGGACCTTAGACTTTGAATCAAACGTCACATTTTGATCTTCCTCGAGCACTCGAGACAACTTCAGACATTCTATACTCCAAATCTAAACACAGTTACTATATTTGGTGCACACTAACGTTTTAATTCAGAATTTATCACTAAGACTTGTCGTTCACCAGGAATCTTCCACACGAGACTTTTATGTAATTCAACAATCAGATTGTTTGATGTCTTGCGTAAAAATAACGAAAAATCTCCCAAAAACAAATTCGCTTCAATGCTGCTGGTTTAAACATTGTGTGACAATGTTGCTTCAAGCTATGTGATTTCTGCTggctgttttaaaaataaataaaactaaaatgcaaCCAAGAAAATAGGAAGGGGCTCCAAGCCACAGGTAACggccacacaaaacacacacacaaaacacacacacttcaataACTGGCACATGTATaggaaaaaacaaagaaatgtacgtCACAAGGTTGAAGAGGTTAAGAAGTTATTGATTCTGTCAGTGCACATTTAGTTGCTCTGGGATCAAGGGtgcttgttttttcctttaaatggtTTAAGCAAGAGCAAATCTCTTTAGGTAGAAGTAACAAGAGCTCTCATTGATTTGATATATCCGTGGGGAAAAGcatataattatacaaatatacatacaAACGTACAATTTATTAGTTACGTATGCTACAGTATAGTCATgtgtttaaaattgtattgtcaCCATCAATAATTAGAATTTTCCTATAAATAATTCCAGTAAAAAAGTCTGCCAAgataataaatgaaattttaaatgttaatacatGTCTTtcgtgtttataatgtttatgtaGAGGAgctatttatataaatacaggtacatctaaaaaaacatcaatatgTTTTGTCCCATGTTTtgtgaaacccatatattatatagcTTCATTACACacagagtgaaatatttcaagcctttatttcttgaaattttgatgATTGTGGCTTACAGATGAAAActcagaaaatttgaatatgACATAAGATCATtcaaaaaaggatattttatacagaaatgtcaggcttctAAAAAGTGTTTACTTCTTTGCactatatacaaatatttagttGGGCCTCCTTTTGCATGAATAACTGCCTCAATGTGGCGCGGCATGGAGTTAATCAGCCTGTGGCTCTGCTCAGGTGTAATGGAAGCCCAGGTTGCTTTGATCAATatcatctgcattgttgggtctgtTGTCTCTCATCTTCCTCTACAGATTCAGGTCAGGCGGGTTTGCTGGCCAATCAAGCACAGTACCAGCTTTTGGTACCCGTGGCAGTGTGtgggcaggtgccaagtcctgctggaaaatgaaatcagcctctccataaagcttgtcagaatgaagcatgaagtgctcaaACATTTCCTGGTAGATGGCTGCTTTGACTTTGGACTTCAGAAATTTTGCAATATTGtaatgatgttttaatgtgaagTTTAAAGGTagatttgacatttatttttaataatgtaatgcTTAACAGGACCAGACAAGACGTGTTTTCTTTCAGATGTGTCTGATACTGCGCTTTCTATGCAGGCATGTAGCCTATATGATTGTGGGTTAACGTTAATTTTATTGGCTAATTTCTGTATGTGTACACATGTTCTTATACTACATGTTTGTGCTCTCTCACTCCATCTCATGGTGAGGAGAGGTATAGCCaggcaaaatgttttttcttctgtctAGCACAATGTTTTTGGGCTTTTGCATTTTTGCCCATGCATTTAAGTTTCTGCCCCATGCATTTGCGGCCCAGCAGGAAAAGTCCTGGTTTGCCAGAGGACCAGTCCGCCCCTAGTTTATGCACAAACTCCTACAACGTGtctattttatgaaaataacaaCTCAGAAGTAAATTCACTTGTGTCCTGCCTGTATAGGCAACTGCAGTAACTTGTTACCTTTAGTTCTAAACATTTCGATGAGAGGCGACAACTTCAGAAAAAGCGGCCACACAACCCTTCACCTCAATGAAGAGAGGGGATGATTCAGTAGGTTTGTTCTTGACCTTTAAGACCGCAGACCAAGTCAGTTTGATAGAGGTCTAAAAAGAGATGGAAATATGGGGGAGACAACAGTTTTTGCTTGTAGAATCTGAAGTGACCTTTTCATCGCCTTGAATATTGCTGTGAACAAAATCTCTGGAATTATTACTGTTTATCAGAATTCTAATAACTTGAACAGTGCAAATAACATCgatcatatattaaaataaaacatgataaaacaaCCAAACTCATGGCAAAAgtaataaattcaataaaatgaaccaAACCCAAAATAACCTTAAGCAATATTTATTGTTCAGTGCTTTTTAAGGTAAATGTATGCATACTGCTTTATATCTAAAATTTTCTCAAAAAAGATTCATCTTATTCAATTTTATCCACCTGCTAAAAAAGTACCTCCAGGCTAAATcaattttctatatattttggAAAAAGGAAACCTAAAAGTAAAGCTacattaaatttcatttaaacatttcatttaaagtttatAATTTCCTTAATCCATCAATTCTTAAACTTTTCTGCAATGACTTCTCGTTTCTCATGATCACATTTCCATTGTGGTCAAATACATTGATAAGAAGAATTTAGATTGTGAAAGTAAAACCAGGGATCTGCTTATCTGAAAGTAAATAGTTTTTAGGGATGTGAGAAAATATGCAGGATTTCATAAATtctgcatttgtttttcaattcagGCATCAAAGGTTTATTCGTTCTTTCAATCTTCAGATCGTCCTGCTCACATGGGAAGAATGCTGTATTGCAATAACAGATACACTGCACTGCACTTCATTCAATTTCATCCAGATAGGTGACAAATCCATTTTAAAATAGCATTCTTTagatatttctttattattaaatgattaGTGGTGCCTActtaatatatgaaaataattataaaattgtTATCTTGATGGGCTCAAATtgacaaagaaagtcatatacatgGATGTCAAGAGTCATTATGGGTGGGCAAATCGAGATAATTCTCACATCTtggttttatttacttaaaaaaaaaaaaaatcacatggcTTGTTACTTGGGGCAAACTATTAGCTTTTGAAGCAATCAGACTTTTTCCAGGCAACCGagattaaattatgtttttggatATAACGTATTTGGGAATGGGAAACCATAAACAAGAAAGTGACACCTTCCGAAAGAAACAGGCAAATGCCATCTGGCCAAGTCTTCTCATGCAACGTTTGCTTACAGAATCACTGTTGTTGGAAGTGAAATTTGCCATTTTTGAATAACCTGtatagttgtttttttaattatatgagATTATAGCTCTTTGAATGAGTATGCATTCTAAAAATGGTCACTGAGTAAACTGACTTGCCTTGAAGAGGACTTTGGAACTGCGAATGTTTGACTTAATGAAAGGGGAAGGTATACAAGTTTGGACCACAATTTGTAATCAAGGTCTATGTCTTTAGATTTACTTGAAGATGTAGTCTGCAGTGGTGTCTTTGAAGtcagtataattttttttcagtggtGTCCGCCAAGTAAGGTTAACAGTGTTTCCATAAAGTTCAACAAGAGATCGGTTTCTTAAAGTAAGAACAGCCATAACATCGAGTTATAGAAcgatttttatattaaatagaCACTTAACCTATAAGTTTTTCTGTTGATGATGGAAATTACACtcttttatacttaaaataaaaattatgagTAGGTTGACTTTTGCAATTACATAATTCTGGTTTAGTGGTTTAAATTGATGTACCTGCAGACAGTGTTTAGCCAGATGTATTGTAGACATTCATTTCTAAGTAGTGTTCTTTATAAAGAATTGGCCAAATTCAATACAAAATGAAACCTGTTAAcaacatgtataaaaaaatataaaaacgtcCACCCAATAAGTCCCTCTTTTAATgaactgtaaaaatgtacattttattttgactaATTTTTCAACAATCGCTCACTTCTGATAAAGTGTCTCAGGTTTGTCATATCCAAATAATCTAAAGTCTGGTTCATAAAGATTGTAAAGTTTCATCCTGTCAGCCACAGAAACATTTGCAAACCAGTCTCGCTCCCAGTTCGCAGCTGTCCTATTGCGGTACCCGGGAGGAAAGCGAATCCGTTCATCCATTCCCAGAATCCTCAGCAAATGCTCTGCATCCTCATCAAGAGTTTCCAGTTTCCCGATAAAATCATACTCAATTTGACACGGATGACATAGCCTGTAGACCTGACGCCAATGTTCGTTGAACGGCTCCATCTTTTCGGTCTGTGAATCTAACAGGTACTTAACAAAGTTCTGAAAGGAGGGGCGGATACCTGCTTCGAACGCCTCTTGAGCTGAACCTGGAGGCTTTGAAATATTAGCGTAGCGCTGAAGCATTACAGAGCCAAACTGTCTATAAAAATCCTCGTTTGGCTGATCAAACTTGTTCCGGAAAGCAGATATGAGGCGTACAAAAGGATCCCGTACAAAAATGAACTTGGTGTACGTCTTGAGTTTGTGATGCATCAGCCGGCGTGAGGCGCGACCGAAGCGTCTCCAAAACCTGTTGAAGGTCAGATGCAGTGTTGCATTGTGGCTCATGTATGATGGGATGGCAAGAGGATCTCTATATGGAGTTCCATCAGGTGCCTTAAGATTCTGGCTGAGAACAATCATAATTCGTTTCCAGTTGGTACATGCCACCTTGGGGACAAAACAGTAAATGACACCGTGACGGTCATCCACGATGAGATGATCCAAGGTGCGACTCGGAATCTTCTCAAAACTCTTGAATTTTCCTGGGAAAGTAAGGCTGCTATTGGCTAAGCAAAGCTCTTTTACCATTTCCGTGCGATAAGCTTGCCGCACTTTAAGATCTGTGGGGGAAGACTGACCGAAGATGTGATTGTTGGATCCCTGACCTTTTGAGATATATTTTTGAGCAGTTGTGAGAGTTGTCTGATTTGGTTTGACCGAGCAGCTTGACTGATCTGAACTGGACTTCAAGTCGAGCGGCGTCTCCAAAACCTGAATGGGAAATACAGGTAATGGTGACACGGCAGAGGGTATGTAAAACGTCCGTTTTGTCACATCATCCCAATAAATGATTATGGCGACGATAAACATTGTTCCCATCAGAAGGAAACACTGGAGCTGCCTCAGAATTCCCATTTTCATTGGAACCTAGTCTATAACAGATTCAAACGTGGATATGCGACATCATCTTCGACATGAGGATTctggaaaaataacaaaatatattgcaTAAGGTGTAATTTGCTCGCAAAAAATATGACCCACGCTGCATATTTGTACACTTTACACTGCATATAATGAAAACAGCAGATGTACAACTTCCATGTAGAGGGCAGGAATTCTTCATGTTACATATCTAAACTCACAGTAGGGTGTGATCCCTGGAGGAACGGCCTTTTCCCCCCTTCAGCCATAACTAAAATGGTATGCTAGTATAGAGACAGTTCAGCCAGAGATACCACAACTATCCACAGGAAACCACAGCTGAAAATAAAAGGCACACGCAGTTCAAATGTTGGGCTTTTCAATGATGAAAAATGCTATATAACAGAAAACATGGGCTCTTTTACGTTGATAAACATGTTGTGTAGAAATGGGCTGTCATCGaatggaaataaaacaaaaacatatgataTATTTAGTAAATACATAGTtctgtcagattttttttgcagcaAACGCACTTCATATAAAACAGCAAAATGGAAAGGTAAAATCAGCCCATCATCAAACCAGTGTTCTGTCCAGCAGAAATGATAAAACATATGACAACTTgtccaaacatgaaaattatgaaaaatgatctttgttatttttgtataaattaccttaatatttatatttaatttgggtaacactttacaatagggttccatttgttaacattacatTGGTAAGTACTCACAATTAACATTTTCACACTTACATACatagtttaaataaaatcagtTAATTAACATCAgtgcacaatgaactaacatgaccgaacaatgaacatttatgtttgcactaacataaacaaatatcaaTACAGTAAATGCTGCAAAAcacattgttcattgttagttcatgttagcacTTGCAGCTGTGAAATGACAGAACATAAAGTGTTACTAAAAGTTGGTTTAAAGGTTACTGTCCTTATAGTTTTGAGCTactgtaatatatttaaaagcacATACTGTAGATCCCCACTGttaaaggtttgtttttaaGAAGCAAAGTACAGTATGCGTCATTCTTGTCTTAAATGACAAACGGCGTGTTCACAGTTTGAAAGCCTCACAGCATGCAATCACTGCCGCTtcaataaaaagcacatttataaAGTTAAAACATCAGATACACgttctgtttttattacctttagCTTGATGACATTTAACGTTTGTGATGACGTTCTCTCTCCCATATGGTACAGTGTGTTTGGCACAGCAGAGTTGAGTCGTGTACTTAGTTACAAAAATAACCGAACCCATGAGAACACATGTGAGCTAGAGCACTCTCACTGGATTTGAGAGAGAAGTATGTGAAAGggccacacacacagagagagagagagagagatactgtCTCCAACATATTTTACTGTGatgcttattttttatctgtagtatttatatattttcttcctTAATCAACATCATCCATTTAACTCATTTAATAGACTGCTCAGaagattgtgtttattgttattcATTTACTTTACTAATTAATACTAATTAATTTGCATTACTATTGGTTAATTCTATAAACCAGTGctaatttgtcatttaaagggatagtaatTCTAAGTCTGTAattattcactcaccctcaggttgtttcaaacctctagaaatgtatttgttccaatgaacactgagaaagatatttggaggaatgttgaTATCAGAATATTGTAATCACTGCTACAATATAAGGACTTTATTATATCGCTTTAAACGATACCGGACGATGAATAAGGGCGAAACGATTGGTCATTtgctaaaaataataaaaatgtatatgctaaacacaaatgctcgccttgctctgttatGCAATgtgcgttcatgacttcacttAATACGTAATTACAttgaaaaggtcacgcttgaGTAGGCGGAAGTACAGAGTCAGTGTTGATAAGTTGACAGGCAAGTTTTCAACGTAGTTACAAATttcgtgaagtcatgaacgtgcattaaagctgcactgaaactgttattttgaccttaACCGTTTGGACTCCATTTAAATCTACTATATGGAGACAAATCCTGGAACGTTTTCATCAAAACCCTTACATTTCTTATTCACTTACATTAGAATAAGAGTAGAATGCAAAACCCTATAATACTGGACCAATTGTTGAGTTTACctaatataaacaagttaattcaacatgacTGGTTGAGGGGGATTTCCAGTTACCAGCATGCTTTTCGTGAGACTGCATTTAGgcagaaaatatcaaaattttgtgttattttaagtgtttatcaGTGACTTGTTTgtgcttaatgttcatttatctttgaggtttaaaagagttgttgtattttttagtttaagGGTTGTTTTGAAGAGTGGTACATATGCTGAGGCTGTGAGAGGTTTATGTGACCCATGATGTCTATTGCATCCTTCAATGAGCTTTAACTGTGCTAATGTCAGTAGTGAGATGCCTCTCATCTGATTTGCTCATTATGTTTTGACTAACATGTGGTAAGCCtgaatataatttatgtatgacaacaaaaagtaccattGACAAGGATAAGTATTGAGTTAAATTACCTTCAAATTACTGGTACAGTCGGAATGGTTTGGATTTACTCAAAAAAAAGGTTTAGTCAACATTACTTAAATTTATTTCCTTCATACAACTt harbors:
- the LOC130413987 gene encoding carbohydrate sulfotransferase 12-like, yielding MKMGILRQLQCFLLMGTMFIVAIIIYWDDVTKRTFYIPSAVSPLPVFPIQVLETPLDLKSSSDQSSCSVKPNQTTLTTAQKYISKGQGSNNHIFGQSSPTDLKVRQAYRTEMVKELCLANSSLTFPGKFKSFEKIPSRTLDHLIVDDRHGVIYCFVPKVACTNWKRIMIVLSQNLKAPDGTPYRDPLAIPSYMSHNATLHLTFNRFWRRFGRASRRLMHHKLKTYTKFIFVRDPFVRLISAFRNKFDQPNEDFYRQFGSVMLQRYANISKPPGSAQEAFEAGIRPSFQNFVKYLLDSQTEKMEPFNEHWRQVYRLCHPCQIEYDFIGKLETLDEDAEHLLRILGMDERIRFPPGYRNRTAANWERDWFANVSVADRMKLYNLYEPDFRLFGYDKPETLYQK